Proteins co-encoded in one Arachis hypogaea cultivar Tifrunner chromosome 11, arahy.Tifrunner.gnm2.J5K5, whole genome shotgun sequence genomic window:
- the LOC112721190 gene encoding uncharacterized protein, whose product MMERDREESVDLAQISLRPLQLSDVDDLMVWTTDEKVPKFCTWEPYSSKDQGIDFIQNKACEFLWSRAICLHDRAIGFILMTSCSATDQSREKSVELGYVLGSKYWSKGIMTYVVKQVKKVAFREFPHLERLEALVDAENVGSQRVLEKAGFHREGVLRKYLFFKGKSRDMVIFSVLSTDLNHQD is encoded by the coding sequence ATGATGGAGAGAGACAGAGAAGAGAGCGTTGATTTGGCACAAATCTCTCTTCGACCCCTTCAGCTCTCTGATGTTGATGATCTCATGGTGTGGACCACTGATGAAAAAGTACCCAAGTTTTGCACTTGGGAACCTTACAGCAGCAAAGACCAGGGCATTGACTTCATTCAAAATAAAGCATGCGAGTTTCTATGGAGCAGAGCAATATGCCTTCATGACCGTGCTATTGGCTTTATCCTCATGACCTCGTGTTCTGCTACCGATCAATCAAGGGAGAAATCAGTAGAACTTGGATATGTTCTAGGTTCCAAATACTGGTCCAAAGGGATTATGACTTATGTTGTAAAACAAGTGAAGAAGGTTGCATTCAGAGAGTTTCCACACTTAGAGAGGCTTGAAGCTCTAGTTGATGCAGAAAATGTGGGGTCTCAGAGGGTGCTGGAAAAGGCTGGTTTTCATAGGGAGGGAGTCCTAAGGAAATATTTGTTCTTTAAGGGAAAAAGCAGAGACATGGTCATTTTCAGTGTTTTATCAACCGATCTTAATCACCAAGATTGA
- the LOC140176330 gene encoding uncharacterized protein, with amino-acid sequence MPKLSYLEFNALDISGNNYLSWILDAEIHLDSMDLGDTIKAKNNASQKDKAKAMIFLRRHLDEGLKNEYLTLKDLADFWKDLEERYNHKKMVILPQARYELTHLRLQDFKSINEYNSAIFRITPRMKLCGKKITDNDMLEKTFSTFHASNVLLQQQYREKGFKKYSELISYLFVAERNNKLLLRNHEARPTGATPFPEVNAGNHYPKRGKWQGFSNKKNYGRKRNYVYKRGSHQKWDKERNYGQNKSAEDKCFRCGGKGYWSRTCRTPKHLVDLYQAYLKMDDKEKETNFVSNDVEKSTTHYDVSDFFEDPEGNIGHLINDGIV; translated from the coding sequence atgccGAAGCTCTCttatcttgaattcaatgctcttgatatatctggaaacaattatttatcatggatattagatgctgaaatccatcttgattcaatggatcttggagataccattaaagctaaaaataatgcatcccagaaggataaagccaaagcaatgatttttcttcgtcgtcatcttgacgaagggttgaaaaatgaatatctcacattaaaagatcttgcagatttttggaaagaccttgaagaaaggtacaatcataaaaaaatggtgatacttcctcaagcccgatatgaattgACGCATttgcgtctacaggattttaaatccattaatgaatataattctgcaatattTCGAATCACcccacgaatgaaattatgtggaaaaaagataactgataatgatatgttggaaaaaactttctcaaccttccatgcctcgaatgtgctcctacaacagcagtatcgagaaaaaggatttaaaaaatattctgagttaatttcttacctttttgttgctgaacgcaacaataaattacttttaaggaatcatgaagcgcgcccaactGGTGccaccccatttcctgaagtaaatgcgggaAATCATTACCccaaaagaggtaaatggcaaggctttagtaacaagaaaaattatggaaggaaaaggaattatgtttacaagagaggatctcaccagaagtgggataaagaaagaaattatgggcaaaataaatcagcagaggataagtgtttccgttgtggtggaaagggctattggtcacgtacctgtcgtaccccaaagcacctagttgatctttaccaAGCATATTTGAAAATGgatgacaaagaaaaagaaacaaattttgtttcaaatgatgttgaaaaatccactactcattatgatgtatctgatttttttgaggatcctgaaggaaatattggtcatttgatcaatgatggaatagtttaa